A portion of the Methanocaldococcus sp. genome contains these proteins:
- the hmd gene encoding 5,10-methenyltetrahydromethanopterin hydrogenase: MKIAILGAGCYRTHAAAGITNFMRACQVAKEVGKPEIALTHSSITYGAELLHLVPEVDEVIVSDPCFAEEPGLVIIDEFDPKEVMEAHLNGNPESIMPKIREVVKAKAKELPKPPKACIHFVHPEDVGLKVTADDREAVSDADIVITWLPKGNKQPEIIKKFADAIPEGAIVTHACTIPTTKFAKIFKDLGRDDLNITSYHPGCVPEMKGQVYIAEGYASEEAVNKLYEIGKKARGQAFKMPANLIGPVCDMCSAVTAIVYAGLLAYRDAVTKILGAPADFAQMMADEALTQIHNLMKEKGITNMEEALDPAALLGTADSMCFGPLADILPTALKVLEKYKKE; encoded by the coding sequence ATGAAAATAGCAATACTTGGGGCAGGATGTTACAGAACTCACGCAGCAGCAGGAATTACAAACTTTATGAGAGCCTGTCAAGTAGCTAAGGAAGTAGGCAAGCCAGAGATTGCATTAACTCACTCATCAATAACTTATGGAGCAGAATTATTACACTTAGTCCCAGAAGTTGATGAGGTTATCGTTTCAGATCCATGCTTTGCAGAAGAGCCGGGATTAGTAATTATTGATGAATTTGATCCTAAAGAAGTTATGGAAGCTCACTTAAATGGTAATCCAGAAAGTATAATGCCAAAAATTAGAGAAGTCGTTAAGGCAAAAGCAAAAGAGTTACCAAAACCACCAAAGGCATGTATTCATTTTGTCCATCCAGAAGATGTTGGATTAAAAGTAACAGCAGATGATAGAGAGGCAGTATCAGATGCAGACATAGTTATAACTTGGTTACCAAAAGGAAACAAACAGCCAGAAATTATTAAAAAATTTGCTGATGCAATTCCAGAGGGAGCAATTGTAACTCATGCATGTACAATTCCTACAACAAAATTCGCAAAAATATTCAAAGACTTAGGAAGAGATGACTTAAACATAACTTCATACCACCCAGGATGTGTTCCAGAAATGAAAGGTCAAGTTTATATCGCTGAAGGTTATGCAAGTGAAGAGGCTGTTAATAAATTATATGAAATAGGTAAAAAAGCAAGAGGACAAGCATTTAAAATGCCAGCAAACTTGATAGGACCAGTATGTGATATGTGTTCAGCAGTTACAGCAATTGTCTATGCTGGACTATTGGCATATAGAGACGCTGTTACAAAAATCTTAGGAGCTCCAGCTGACTTCGCTCAAATGATGGCAGATGAAGCATTAACCCAAATACACAACTTAATGAAAGAGAAAGGTATAACTAATATGGAAGAAGCATTAGATCCAGCAGCATTATTAGGTACTGCTGACAGTATGTGTTTCGGTCCATTAGCAGATATTTTACCAACTGCATTGAAAGTATTGGAGAAATACAAAAAAGAGTAA
- the hmdB gene encoding 5,10-methenyltetrahydromethanopterin hydrogenase cofactor biosynthesis protein HmdB has translation MIFEKIYENFKELKEGNKKLIKEGLIDKDEALELYKIDKWRDYLKLFDIASRVRDYFKKEIEITSTIHITNICKVNPKCLYCGFAAGTSKEGYYKPFRLSDEEIKKSAIAIEESGIKRVSCSSAHGYEGKEVLRALKIVKENTNLEVLVNAGADLTEKSIKELKKYGIDTICCNLETINENLFKKVKPGEELEDRIRVCKLVNKYNIELSSGLLIGIGESYEDRVEHLFYLKNELVVGEIPIMGFNPYKGTPMENHPKCSALEQAKTIAITRLLFPNIRITSPTPTIGSELVQFALLGGASNVATVIPRNHPINIKGVGNPKTGNLEDVVKMIVDLGLKPKLDWKKYEEYLEKYGNKMIVEI, from the coding sequence ATGATATTTGAAAAGATTTATGAGAATTTTAAAGAATTAAAAGAAGGTAATAAGAAATTAATTAAAGAGGGTTTAATTGACAAAGATGAAGCATTGGAATTATATAAAATAGATAAATGGAGGGATTATTTAAAATTATTTGACATTGCCTCACGAGTTAGAGATTATTTTAAAAAAGAGATTGAGATTACATCAACAATTCACATAACTAACATTTGTAAAGTTAATCCAAAATGTCTATACTGTGGATTTGCCGCTGGAACATCAAAAGAGGGATATTATAAACCATTTAGGTTGAGTGATGAAGAAATTAAAAAATCGGCAATAGCTATTGAGGAAAGTGGAATAAAAAGAGTTAGTTGCTCTTCTGCACATGGTTATGAAGGGAAAGAAGTTTTAAGAGCTTTAAAAATAGTTAAGGAAAATACCAACTTGGAAGTTTTAGTAAATGCAGGGGCAGATTTAACTGAAAAATCTATAAAGGAACTTAAAAAATATGGCATTGATACAATATGTTGCAATTTAGAAACTATAAATGAAAATCTCTTTAAAAAAGTAAAACCAGGAGAGGAATTGGAGGATAGAATAAGAGTTTGTAAATTGGTTAATAAATATAATATAGAGTTATCGTCTGGTTTATTAATAGGGATTGGAGAGAGTTATGAGGACAGAGTAGAGCATTTATTTTATTTAAAAAATGAGTTAGTTGTTGGAGAAATTCCAATAATGGGCTTCAATCCTTACAAAGGAACTCCAATGGAAAATCATCCAAAGTGCTCTGCATTAGAACAGGCAAAAACTATAGCAATAACAAGATTGTTATTTCCAAATATAAGAATAACTTCACCAACACCAACAATTGGATCTGAATTAGTTCAATTTGCTTTATTGGGAGGAGCGAGTAATGTGGCAACAGTAATTCCAAGAAATCATCCTATAAACATTAAAGGTGTTGGAAATCCAAAAACTGGGAATTTAGAAGATGTAGTTAAAATGATTGTAGATTTAGGGTTAAAACCAAAATTGGATTGGAAGAAATATGAGGAATATTTAGAAAAATATGGAAATAAAATGATAGTGGAAATATGA
- the hmdC gene encoding 5,10-methenyltetrahydromethanopterin hydrogenase cofactor biosynthesis protein HmdC produces MRELIKEAVNDLNSALELRKLVIKKLIKNKLKESDIIEIVDAVDDLSLNEIQKLGSNLRKFPMGCDLIEVSVGPCASSLTLTQFLENCILTDYMGLTLHVCAYALADIGEKEGLTPLEVLKKVYKIVNVPLDLDHFGKYGPMRFPKEITHCMGECYYNGPPYKGCPRGRIHKRLIDKEKEYAYEFEDWIKLVSTVCINVVEEQGGEEHAAPLEEMAIVAEAAKKYGKGLEGIFHVGDGYDDLISGLKACINLDVDVLVVEGAPFNRAKDRLKAFAKAIAVSRILVKGGVVATNGAYEDECRIGLRSGLNVIISGFSGNHHGYMCGYSPKTAKRGNFGLPRVMRIIKEELKNINDVNLINKNDLIAIARSSKFLGNVIYPEMFGEMFIGDAHWVAVKNSKLHDKVKIRKNLEDVEKEYNGEKLGLLGGRYIAWGIVKRTMPEEVYVSDANKWVEEATVKIFNEFGINAYKCNGNDNEVVKNADKTYICSMIPEIILKIKNKVNAESFI; encoded by the coding sequence ATGAGAGAACTTATCAAAGAAGCAGTAAATGATTTAAATTCAGCATTAGAGTTAAGAAAATTAGTTATAAAAAAATTGATAAAAAATAAATTGAAAGAAAGCGATATAATTGAGATTGTTGATGCAGTTGATGATTTATCTTTAAATGAGATTCAAAAATTGGGAAGTAATTTAAGAAAATTTCCTATGGGTTGTGATTTGATTGAAGTATCTGTAGGGCCATGTGCATCATCTCTAACATTAACTCAATTCTTAGAGAACTGTATCTTAACTGATTATATGGGATTAACTCTACATGTTTGTGCTTATGCGTTGGCTGATATTGGAGAAAAAGAAGGATTAACACCATTAGAGGTTTTAAAAAAGGTTTATAAAATTGTTAATGTTCCATTAGATTTGGATCACTTTGGTAAATATGGACCTATGAGATTTCCAAAGGAGATAACGCACTGTATGGGAGAGTGTTACTATAATGGCCCACCATATAAAGGATGTCCAAGAGGAAGGATCCACAAGAGGTTAATTGATAAAGAGAAAGAATATGCTTATGAATTTGAAGATTGGATAAAGTTAGTTTCAACTGTATGTATAAATGTGGTTGAAGAGCAAGGAGGAGAAGAGCATGCAGCCCCATTAGAGGAGATGGCTATCGTTGCAGAGGCGGCAAAAAAATATGGAAAAGGGTTGGAGGGAATTTTTCATGTTGGAGATGGGTATGATGATTTAATATCCGGATTAAAAGCATGCATTAACTTAGATGTAGATGTTTTGGTTGTTGAAGGAGCTCCATTTAATAGGGCTAAGGATAGATTAAAGGCATTTGCTAAGGCGATAGCAGTTTCGAGGATTTTAGTTAAGGGAGGAGTTGTTGCCACTAATGGGGCTTATGAGGACGAATGTAGAATTGGTTTAAGAAGTGGGCTTAATGTGATTATAAGTGGATTTAGTGGAAACCATCATGGTTATATGTGTGGCTATTCTCCTAAAACAGCGAAGAGGGGTAATTTTGGTTTGCCAAGAGTTATGAGAATAATTAAAGAAGAATTAAAAAACATAAATGATGTGAATTTAATAAATAAAAATGACTTAATTGCCATAGCAAGGAGTAGCAAGTTTTTAGGCAATGTTATATATCCAGAAATGTTTGGGGAAATGTTTATTGGAGATGCTCATTGGGTTGCAGTTAAAAACAGCAAACTGCATGATAAAGTTAAAATAAGAAAAAATTTGGAAGATGTTGAAAAAGAGTATAATGGAGAAAAGTTGGGATTATTGGGTGGAAGATACATAGCATGGGGTATTGTAAAAAGAACGATGCCAGAGGAAGTTTATGTTAGCGATGCAAATAAGTGGGTTGAGGAGGCAACAGTTAAAATATTCAATGAATTTGGAATAAATGCCTACAAATGCAATGGGAATGATAATGAAGTTGTTAAAAATGCAGATAAAACATATATATGCTCAATGATTCCTGAGATAATTTTGAAGATAAAGAATAAAGTTAATGCAGAGAGCTTTATTTAA
- a CDS encoding DUF166 family protein, producing the protein MAKILVVTDGVYGYRIQGTVNSFGKKNKFIGIYKIEKPQDIIVDEIELPEELIEKFKEADILLVYTQHPDNTYEVCRNAREKNPNIAIIVATCIGEGQKKELSKFDAICPEEMCLLDENTVGGLINKYPKLKEFLEEFGSPKVEVYIKNNKVEEVKVIRTSICGSTLFMAKLMKGLEVNDIEEFSKKSAMFIQRYPCVAGKIKLFKKECKKQKALDIHRKAILNGIKII; encoded by the coding sequence ATGGCAAAGATATTGGTAGTAACTGACGGAGTGTATGGATATAGAATCCAAGGAACTGTAAATTCATTTGGGAAGAAAAATAAATTTATAGGAATATATAAAATAGAAAAACCACAAGATATAATAGTAGATGAAATAGAACTTCCTGAAGAGTTAATAGAAAAATTCAAAGAAGCAGATATTTTACTTGTTTATACTCAACATCCTGACAATACTTATGAAGTTTGCAGAAATGCAAGAGAAAAGAATCCTAATATTGCTATAATTGTTGCTACCTGTATTGGGGAGGGACAGAAAAAAGAATTAAGCAAATTTGACGCTATATGTCCAGAAGAGATGTGCTTATTGGATGAAAATACTGTTGGAGGTTTGATAAATAAATATCCAAAATTAAAAGAATTTTTAGAAGAATTTGGCTCTCCAAAGGTTGAAGTATATATAAAAAATAATAAAGTTGAAGAAGTTAAAGTTATTAGAACATCTATATGTGGCTCAACTTTATTTATGGCTAAATTGATGAAAGGACTTGAAGTAAATGATATTGAAGAGTTTAGCAAAAAATCTGCAATGTTTATACAAAGATACCCTTGCGTTGCTGGAAAAATAAAATTATTTAAAAAAGAGTGTAAAAAACAGAAGGCTTTGGATATTCATAGAAAGGCAATTTTAAATGGGATTAAAATAATTTAA
- a CDS encoding 60S ribosomal export protein NMD3 has protein sequence MKIRGICYRCGAEDELIDGLCPICYAQEHPLIEVPERVEIEVCHMCGSYKRKIWQTPKSEDAYEILYEIAYYATKDAIKKKSVMVDFEIYPKITQLPGGKRSKLIISVHIVAKGRLPGEKEDRTYEKDIEVHLQMVQCPRCSRFMSNYYEATLQVRAMNRYLTEEEREKLDNFVREELSKRLKKDRMAFIAKFIPQKEGLDYQLGSVGAARNVAQKIKERFGGKITETATLVGVDRNTGKDLYRVTVSVRIPEYKVGDVVEYRDRYYQVTSITEDKVYMKSIDYKREKIGLSWHVAEKETKMVKKNEELDTATVIATTPNIMVMDDKNYEVYEFDNIGDIEVKEGDKVKILKKEEIPYLVNKVKEDKNKK, from the coding sequence ATGAAAATTAGAGGAATATGTTACAGATGTGGTGCTGAGGATGAACTTATAGATGGACTCTGTCCAATTTGCTATGCTCAAGAGCATCCACTAATTGAAGTGCCTGAAAGAGTGGAGATTGAAGTTTGTCATATGTGTGGTTCCTACAAGAGAAAGATATGGCAAACTCCAAAGAGTGAAGATGCTTATGAAATATTGTATGAAATTGCATACTATGCTACAAAAGATGCTATTAAAAAGAAAAGTGTTATGGTTGATTTTGAAATATATCCTAAAATTACCCAACTTCCTGGAGGTAAGAGAAGTAAGTTAATAATTTCTGTTCATATTGTGGCAAAGGGTAGATTACCCGGAGAGAAAGAAGATAGAACTTATGAAAAAGATATAGAAGTTCATTTACAAATGGTTCAGTGTCCAAGATGTTCGAGATTTATGTCTAATTATTACGAGGCTACATTGCAAGTTAGGGCTATGAATAGGTATCTTACAGAAGAAGAAAGAGAAAAATTGGATAATTTTGTTAGGGAAGAATTATCTAAAAGATTAAAAAAAGACAGAATGGCTTTTATAGCAAAATTTATTCCACAGAAAGAGGGTTTAGACTATCAACTTGGTTCAGTAGGGGCGGCAAGAAATGTAGCACAAAAAATTAAAGAGAGATTTGGAGGAAAAATTACAGAAACCGCTACATTGGTAGGAGTGGATAGAAACACTGGAAAGGATTTATATAGAGTTACAGTCTCTGTGAGGATTCCTGAATACAAAGTAGGAGATGTCGTTGAATATAGAGATAGATACTATCAGGTAACAAGTATAACAGAAGATAAAGTATATATGAAATCTATTGATTACAAAAGAGAAAAAATTGGCTTATCTTGGCATGTGGCAGAAAAAGAAACTAAAATGGTTAAGAAAAATGAAGAGTTAGATACTGCAACTGTTATAGCCACTACGCCAAATATTATGGTTATGGACGATAAAAATTATGAAGTTTATGAGTTTGACAACATTGGAGATATTGAAGTAAAAGAGGGTGATAAAGTTAAAATACTTAAAAAAGAGGAAATTCCTTATTTAGTAAATAAAGTTAAGGAAGATAAAAACAAAAAGTAA
- a CDS encoding class I SAM-dependent rRNA methyltransferase produces the protein MIKLEIDKRAYNSITKNFSKLVYTKAIKNLEDLPKKEEIVTLTYNGKFVAKALYNPKSVILKILTTENEDIDYNFFYKRILKAKIYREEILNYKDTYRWIYAEGDNLPTIIFDKYNNIGAMQLMSKLIEKEYLKDIIDILFELSDLETVYVKRGKKGEKIKDKIFGEKKKYETIIKEGKAKFKVNLKGHKTGFFLDQRENRLAIEKFVKEGDRVLDICCYTGGFSVHCAIKGAEVVGVDLSKKALKVAEENMELNNIPKDKYTFIEGNAFKVMEEFIENGEKFDIVILDPPAFTQTEKDIKNALRAYSTLNYLGINLCKRIFVTCSCSHHIDRELFKRTVISSAFRAKKELIMIDYKGQSPDHPISIGNKNLEYLKCIFFYVKP, from the coding sequence ATGATTAAATTAGAAATTGACAAAAGGGCATACAACTCTATAACAAAAAATTTTTCAAAATTGGTATATACTAAGGCAATAAAAAATTTGGAAGATTTGCCTAAAAAGGAAGAAATTGTTACTCTAACATATAATGGGAAATTTGTTGCCAAGGCATTGTATAATCCAAAATCAGTAATATTAAAAATTTTAACTACTGAAAATGAAGATATTGATTACAATTTTTTTTATAAAAGAATATTAAAGGCAAAAATTTATAGAGAGGAAATTTTAAATTACAAAGATACTTACAGATGGATTTATGCTGAAGGAGATAATTTACCAACGATAATATTTGACAAATATAATAATATAGGGGCTATGCAGTTAATGTCAAAACTTATTGAGAAGGAGTATTTAAAGGATATTATTGACATTTTATTTGAATTATCTGACTTAGAAACAGTATATGTGAAAAGAGGTAAAAAAGGAGAAAAAATTAAAGATAAAATTTTTGGAGAAAAGAAAAAATATGAAACTATTATTAAGGAAGGGAAGGCAAAATTTAAAGTGAATTTAAAAGGGCACAAAACAGGCTTTTTTTTAGATCAAAGAGAAAATAGGTTGGCAATAGAGAAATTTGTAAAAGAGGGAGATAGAGTTTTAGATATTTGCTGTTATACAGGAGGATTTTCAGTCCATTGTGCAATTAAAGGGGCAGAAGTTGTAGGAGTAGATTTATCAAAAAAGGCGTTAAAAGTTGCTGAGGAAAATATGGAATTAAATAATATTCCAAAAGATAAATACACTTTTATAGAAGGGAATGCATTTAAAGTTATGGAAGAGTTTATAGAAAATGGAGAAAAATTTGATATTGTTATTTTAGACCCTCCCGCATTTACACAAACTGAAAAAGATATAAAAAATGCTTTAAGGGCTTATTCAACATTAAACTACTTAGGAATAAATCTGTGTAAAAGAATATTTGTTACTTGTTCCTGCTCTCATCACATAGACAGAGAGTTGTTTAAAAGAACAGTTATATCATCTGCATTTAGAGCAAAAAAGGAATTAATAATGATTGATTATAAAGGACAATCTCCAGATCATCCAATATCAATAGGAAACAAAAATCTTGAATATTTAAAATGTATATTTTTTTATGTTAAACCATAG